In Fusarium verticillioides 7600 chromosome 4, whole genome shotgun sequence, the following proteins share a genomic window:
- a CDS encoding hypothetical protein (At least one base has a quality score < 10) has translation MPKKVNDGDVAAAPAAEHADQIDTITPVKETDKAALFLKQMSVTGPIIFTPEEEKAVLRKIDWRILPLILIAYFFQQLDKSTLSYSSVFDITTDANLHGTQFSWLGSSLYLAQLVAQPLAALTLVKLPTGKVIAGAIFLWGSSLCIMSACTTFKTLLVMRLFLGTFESLIAPSLIAVTQMWWKRNEQTLRTSYWSGMNGLTFIIGSLFTFGLGHIQSSALFSYQARISRETKTSHSTESKIIFLFCGLLTVAYSIPVYFLMPDSPMEAKFLSDREKVVTIERLRSNQMGIVSRQWKWEHVKESILDLKTWCWFFLVITISIPSGGISTFGSLIVKSFGYNKFQTILFNIPFGAVQMCAIIGSGWLATRLGRKGPIIMLLCITPIISVYPGITPLIFAWEAQNTAGDTKRKVTTGVMFVGLCTGNVIGPLLYSTDQAPLYRKGLISNLCMFILVIILTAIVTLYLFFLNKSHARRRLALGKSEVIVDRSMLQTSAAAELESNEEMVAHDHDFEDMTDLKNEDFIFVVTFAAHRKDVCRYHRKFAKACHREYPEGLPYEQQYALAVQTLRDVQTAVVEAISSMPNLETLIWKDEYSLQKSLFEIIVRCSARHMELDGEVIGDAWSLAPPLTPLTWPLRSLKLNVSLAKDGWKRSKLKGESRTQAITVFFSTLFRLCSSTLESLSWSDSEGIEDDDVLVSVGETAMIFSRLKYLRLQCIKLDSVATSSFLGAPRKSLELDETVLPSPSISNCEPLRDLEDFTFISKLTGLCKLYLQETLGGTKYLDDIVLPTLNSYDFGSLASLHLAWGETQIPDKSLQMISRLVSLEQLSLSAGRPCEWQYYWDVDHDQIRHHLSPLQRLAKLAFSHDAYPSFDGTLPSVFYYPCRVLPKSVEEANTRSELDWEGEEVDIRVELMTRWERAHRNRMLDQAGEYANIFPKLEWMFCGQ, from the exons ATGCCGAAGAAAGTCAACGATGGCGACGTCGCCGCTGCTCCTGCAGCTGAGCACGCTGACCAAATAGACACCATCACTCCTGTTAAAGAAACCGATAAAGCAGCGTTGTTCCTCAAGCAAATGTCCGTAACGGGACCTATAATCTTCACAcccgaggaagaaaaagccGTTCTCCGAAAGATAGACTGGAGAATCCTgcccctcatcctcatagCATATTTCTTCCAGCAACTCGACAAGTCCACTCTTTCGTATTCCTCTGTTTtcgacatcaccaccgaCGCCAATCTCCACGGAACGCAGTTCTCATGGCTTGGTTCGTCTCTATACCTCGCCCAGCTTGTCGCCCAGCCTCTTGCTGCCCTGACTCTTGTCAAATTGCCTACCGGAAAGGTCATTGCTGGTGCTATCTTCCTCTGGGGTTCGTCTCTTTGCATCATGAGTGCTTGCACGACTTTCAAGACGCTCCTGGTTATGCGATTGTTTTTGGGGACTTTTGAGTCTCTTATTG CTCCCTCTCTTATTGCTGTTACGCAGATGTGGTGGAAGAGAAATGAACAGACTCTGCGAACATCTTACTGGAGCGGTATGAACGGATTGACATTCATCATCGGCAGTCTCTTCACGTTCGGGCTTGGTCACATCCAGAGCAGCGCTCTCTTCTCCTACCAGGCAAGGATATCCAGAGAAACAAAGACTTCCCACTCCACTGAATCCAAGATtatcttcctcttctgcgGTCTTCTTACCGTCGCCTACTCAATCCCCGTTTACTTCCTCATGCCCGACTCCCCgatggaagccaagttcctcagcGATAGAGAAAAGGTCGTCACTATCGAAAGACTCCGATCAAATCAAATGGGTATTGTTTCCCGGCAGTGGAAGTGGGAACATGTGAAGGAAtccattcttgatctcaagacCTGGTGTTggttcttcctcgtcatcacTATTTCCATCCCCAGTGGTGGTATCAGCACTTTCGGATCACTCATCGTCAAATCCTTTGGCTACAACAAGTTCCAGaccatcctcttcaacataCCCTTCGGAGCAGTCCAGATGTGCGCCATTATTGGGTCCGGCTGGCTCGCCACCAGACTCGGGCGTAAGGGTCCTATCATTATGCTTCTTTGCATTACTCCCATC ATCTCTGTCTACCCCGGAATCACGCCTCTGATCTTTGCTTGGGAGGCCCAAAATACCGCTGGCGATACCAAGAGAAAGGTCACGACTGGTGTCATGTTCGTTGGCCTATGCACTGGCAAC GTGATTGGACCTCTCCTCTACAGTACTGACCAAGCTCCCCTTTACCGCAAAGGCCTTATTTCCAACTTGTGCATGTTTATCCTTGTCATAATTCTTACGGC TATCGTCACCCTCTATCTGTTTTTCCTCAACAAATCTCACGCCCGCAGGCGCTTAGCTCTTGGCAAGTCTGAGGTTATTGTCGATCGGTCCATGCTTCAGACTTCTGCTGCCGCTGAGCTCGAGAGCAATGAAGAAATGGTAGCACATGatcatgactttgaggacatGACAGACCTTAAGAATGAGGATTTTATCTTTGT GGTTACGTTCGCTGCGCATCGGAAAGATGTCTGTCGTTATCATCGAAAGTTTGCTAAGGCATGTCATCGTGAATATCCTGAGGGACTTCCCTACGAACAACAATATGCTCTTGCTGTTCAAACTTTGAGGGACGTGCAAACAGCTGTAGTTGaggccatctcatcaatgccCAATCTTGAAACCCTCATCTGGAAGGATGAGTATTCTCTGCAAAAGAGCTTATTCGAGATAATAGTGCGATGCTCGGCGCGGCACATGGAGCTGGACGGGGAAGTGATTGGTGACGCGTGGTCTTTGGCGCCACCTTTGACGCCCTTGACTTGGCCGCTCCGGTCGCTCAAGCTCAACGTTAGTTTGGCAAAGGACGGATGGAAGAGGAGTAAACTGAAAGGTGAGTCGCGAACGCAGGCGATAACGGTGTTtttctcaaccttgttcCGTCTCTGCTCGTCTACCCTTGAGTCTCTGTCGTGGAGTGATTCGGAAggcatcgaggatgatgacgtcCTCGTCTCGGTTGGGgagacagccatgatatTTTCTCGTCTGAAATACCTGAGGCTACAATGTATCAAGCTCGACAGCGTCGCTACTTCGTCTTTTCTCGGGGCGCCTCGCAAATCTCTTGAGTTGGACGAAACAGTACTACCTAGCCCCTCGATCTCTAACTGCGAGCCTCTacgagatcttgaagactttACG ttcatctcgaagctcaCTGGATTGTGCAAACTGTATCTCCAGGAGACCCTGGGAGGGACCAAGTACCTGGATGATATCGTTCTCCCTACACTCAACAGCTACGACTTTGGTAGCCTCGCGTCGTTGCATCTAGCGTGGGGGGAAACTCAAATCCCCGACAAGTCCCTCCAAATGATCTCGCGACTTGTTTCTCTCGAACAACTGAGTCTCAGTGCTGGAAGACCCTGCGAATGGCAATACTACTGGGATGTAGATCATGACCAGATCCGTCACCACCTCAGCCCGCTCCAAAGACTTGCCAAGCTAGCATTCTCCCACGATGCGTATCCTTCCTTTGATGGTACCCTCCCGTCAGTATTCTACTACCCCTGTCGCGTACTGCCCAAGTCTGTGGAGGAAGCAAACACTAGGTCCGAGCTCGATTGGGAGggggaagaagttgatatCCGGGTGGAACTCATGACGAGATGGGAGAGGGCGCATCGAAACCGTATGCTTGATCAAGCAGGGGAGTACGCCAATATCTTCCCGAAGCTTGAGTGGATGTTTTGTGGGCAATGA